One genomic window of Elaeis guineensis isolate ETL-2024a chromosome 2, EG11, whole genome shotgun sequence includes the following:
- the LOC105058316 gene encoding LOW QUALITY PROTEIN: putative pentatricopeptide repeat-containing protein At1g69350, mitochondrial (The sequence of the model RefSeq protein was modified relative to this genomic sequence to represent the inferred CDS: inserted 1 base in 1 codon), whose translation MIRYIPLFRSCSTKRTLLEIHAQLLTTGLHRDPLAATKLIESYAMMGITDAARLVFDKFSSPDSFMWGVMIKSYSWAGLYKEVISLYHAMQCQQLRLTSFIFPPVLRACSGLCNVLVGRRIHGRIIKGGFDSDAVAETSLLQMYGEGGSLEDAHQVFDGMSTRDVVAWNLMVSSCIQCKRADVGLEIFSEMNMENIVPDSVIMLNATRACAELGFLKQGRSVHGYIVRRWTAVDEALENSLIAMYGRCGCLDHAEKLFRNASRRSVVSWTAMISCCSEKSCYREALVVFTEMLKCEVEPNSVTMMCVLFSCTQLGFLREGKSVHGFILRRSMDPESSSTGTALINMYAGFRKLGTCCHMFEAMQKKTIVSWNSLIAACSQNGSSKKALRLFIRMQKEGLLPDSFTLSSTLPACGQVGDLRLGFQIHGLIAKTGFQLNKFVRNSLIDMYCKCGXTDTAYRIFEEIESKDTVTWNAMMSGFCQNGFSIEAIRLFDQMYWKGIQTDAVTFLSAIQACTHLGYLRKGRWTHHKLITSGSKKDIQLETALINMYAKCGDLYMARKVFDNMSQKNVVSWSSIISGYGVHGLAEDAVALLFQMVAMGIRPNEVTFMSILSACSHAGLVEEGLFYFDLMKQEFGIEPQSEHYACVVDLLSRAGHVDRAYKFIKSMLVEPDASIWRSLLNGCRFHHREDIVGDIQRRISNSSSSQCIIG comes from the exons ATGATACGATATATTCCCCTCTTCAGATCTTGCAGCACAAAAAGAACCCTCTTGGAAATCCATGCACAACTCCTCACCACCGGCCTCCATAGGGATCCACTAGCAGCCACGAAGCTTATAGAATCGTATGCCATGATGGGCATCACTGATGCTGCTAGACTGGTCTTTGACAAGTTCTCGAGTCCGGACTCTTTCATGTGGGGTGTGATGATCAAAAGCTATTCATGGGCTGGGCTCTACAAAGAAGTCATTTCACTGTATCATGCGATGCAGTGTCAGCAGCTTCGGCTGACAAGTTTCATCTTTCCACCCGTTCTAAGAGCTTGTTCGGGTCTTTGTAATGTACTAGTTGGAAGAAGGATACATGGAAGGATAATTAAAGGTGGGTTTGATTCTGATGCTGTTGCTGAGACGTCACTGCTTCAGATGTACGGCGAAGGAGGGAGCTTAGAAGACGCTCACCAGGTGTTCGATGGCATGTCAACAAGAGATGTGGTCGCCTGGAATTTGATGGTTTCGAGCTGTATCCAATGCAAGCGAGCCGACGTAGGCCTAGAAATATTCTCAGAGATGAATATGGAAAACATCGTTCCTGATTCAGTAATAATGCTGAACGCGACTCGAGCTTGTGCTGAGTTGGGATTTCTAAAACAAGGAAGGTCTGTTCATGGCTATATTGTAAGAAGATGGACTGCAGTCGATGAAGCGTTAGAGAATTCGCTCATTGCCATGTATGGCAGATGTGGTTGTCTAGACCATGCAGAGAAGCTATTCAGGAATGCATCACGACGAAGTGTTGTATCCTGGACTGCCATGATATCATGTTGCAGTGAAAAATCCTGCTATAGAGAAGCATTAGTTGTCTTTACTGAGATGCTAAAATGTGAGGTAGAGCCAAATTCTGTAACTATGATGTGTGTTCTCTTTTCCTGCACCCAATTGGGATTCCTGAGAGAAGGGAAGTCAGTCCATGGATTCATTCTCAGAAGAAGTATGGACCCTGAATCAAGTTCCACAGGCACGGCACTAATAAATATGTATGCCGGTTTCAGAAAGCTCGGGACTTGCTGCCATATGTTTGAGGCTATGCAGAAGAAAACAATTGTCTCCTGGAACTCACTCATTGCAGCGTGCTCGCAAAATGGTTCTTCAAAGAAGGCATTGAGACTCTTCATTAGAATGCAAAAGGAAGGACTTCTTCCGGATTCATTTACCCTCTCCAGTACTCTCCCTGCATGTGGGCAAGTTGGTGACTTGAGATTGGGGTTCCAAATCCATGGCCTTATTGCTAAAACAGGCTTCCAGCTCAATAAATTTGTTCGCAACTCCCTGATCGATATGTACTGCAAATGTG TCACTGACACTGCTTACAGGATTTTTGAGGAGATTGAAAGTAAGGACACTGTGACGTGGAATGCGATGATGAGTGGATTTTGTCAAAATGGTTTCTcaatagaagcaattagactcTTTGATCAAAtgtattggaaaggtattcagaCAGACGCTGTGACCTTTCTTAGTGCCATTCAGGCCTGTACCCATCTGGGTTATCTAAGAAAGGGAAGATGGACCCATCATAAGCTTATAACTTCCGGTTCGAAGAAGGATATCCAGTTAGAAACAGCTCTCATCAACATGTACGCAAAGTGCGGAGATTTATACATGGCTAGAAAAGTCTTCGATAACATGTCCCAGAAGAATGTAGTGTCATGGAGTTCGATCATCTCTGGCTATGGAGTGCATGGCCTAGCAGAAGATGCTGTAGCTCTCTTATTTCAAATGGTGGCGATGGGGATAAGACCGAATGAAGTAACATTCATGAGCATTCTTTCTGCCTGCAGTCATGCAGGATTAGTGGAAGAAGGATtgttttattttgatttgatgaAGCAGGAGTTTGGCATAGAGCCTCAATCAGAGCACTATGCCTGCGTGGTTGACCTACTAAGCCGTGCCGGTCACGTCGATAGAGCTTATAAATTCATCAAGTCAATGCTGGTGGAACCAGATGCCAGTATCTGGCGTTCTTTGCTTAATGGTTGTCGTTTTCATCATAGAGAAGATATTGTAGGCGACATACAGAGAAGAATCAGCAATTCTTCTTCATCACAGTGTATTATTGGCTAA